A single genomic interval of Peribacillus sp. FSL H8-0477 harbors:
- a CDS encoding AAA family ATPase: MKKLQLIIADTDSLYLRSFGEYILSSKLNQKFDIKLFSNSDSLKQYIESEQPIDIILIQPNLFDREQFLEYKGIVLFLLEDESAQNKDRKGVFKYKPLNQLLSSTLSAYYEHHASLTGIAGNAGKTKVVSVYSPAGGTGKTTFAASIGRQLAQKGNKVFYLNFELFNSTSLYFHSNEDSPSLQILYYLKAKPSQLLSKIEALKKYDSDSNIDYFDLPPCPDEMIAIKKEDVKILIQALIETGQYDYILIDLDSSVHEFTLAAFEESHQIMWLLNNDVQSFYKTAHMLQLQQELFDHPHLIEGKAVFIVNRFTGYFPEEFRSFNLPIHGYLPYVQEWAQVTGRNQIYYHPLYTKELMTITNELTERNQAGVQID; the protein is encoded by the coding sequence ATGAAAAAGCTTCAGCTGATTATTGCAGATACCGATTCCTTATATCTAAGGTCATTCGGGGAGTATATTCTATCTTCTAAATTGAATCAGAAGTTTGATATTAAACTTTTTTCAAATTCCGATAGTTTAAAACAATACATAGAGTCAGAACAGCCAATTGATATAATCCTTATTCAACCTAATCTCTTTGATAGGGAACAATTTTTAGAATATAAGGGTATAGTCCTGTTTTTACTAGAAGATGAGAGTGCACAAAATAAAGACAGAAAAGGGGTTTTTAAATATAAACCTCTAAACCAACTCTTATCATCCACCTTGTCAGCTTATTATGAACATCACGCAAGCTTAACAGGTATAGCTGGTAATGCGGGTAAAACAAAGGTTGTATCCGTATACTCACCTGCTGGAGGAACAGGAAAAACAACTTTTGCTGCATCTATCGGTAGACAACTGGCGCAAAAAGGAAATAAAGTATTTTATTTAAATTTTGAATTATTTAATTCGACATCACTATACTTTCACTCAAATGAGGATTCTCCATCCTTGCAAATTTTGTACTATCTGAAAGCGAAGCCATCTCAGCTTTTGTCAAAAATTGAAGCTTTAAAGAAATATGACAGTGATTCGAATATTGATTACTTCGATTTACCACCTTGTCCAGATGAAATGATTGCTATTAAAAAAGAGGATGTGAAAATCCTGATTCAGGCCTTAATAGAAACTGGACAATACGATTACATTCTTATCGATCTAGATAGTTCAGTTCATGAGTTTACCTTAGCAGCATTTGAAGAAAGTCACCAGATTATGTGGCTGCTGAATAATGATGTTCAAAGTTTTTATAAAACGGCCCATATGCTTCAACTGCAGCAGGAGCTGTTTGATCATCCTCATTTAATAGAAGGAAAAGCGGTTTTTATTGTCAATCGTTTCACTGGGTACTTTCCGGAAGAATTCAGATCCTTTAATCTCCCAATACATGGCTACCTTCCATATGTTCAGGAATGGGCCCAAGTCACTGGGAGAAATCAAATATATTATCATCCGCTTTATACAAAAGAGTTGATGACCATTACAAATGAACTAACTGAAAGAAATCAGGCAGGTGTCCAAATTGATTGA
- a CDS encoding GNAT family N-acetyltransferase has translation MRGEFVYLRPVEKVDMDSFYQAVHDQEIRYMTGTRNTFTMEQLYAHYEEITTDPTRFDFAICLVESQEILGDLSILEIDKINQKAGFRISLHNTNYLNKGYGTEAVQLALQFTFEELKLNRLQLEVFSHNSRGIKSYEKAGFKQEGIIRQSIYLNNHFSDEIIMGMLQKEYFDLIQTFDKKDKE, from the coding sequence ATGCGTGGAGAGTTTGTGTATTTAAGGCCTGTTGAGAAAGTGGATATGGATAGTTTTTACCAGGCAGTCCATGACCAGGAAATAAGGTATATGACCGGTACCAGGAATACCTTCACTATGGAACAATTGTATGCACATTATGAAGAAATCACCACTGATCCAACACGTTTTGACTTTGCCATTTGTTTAGTAGAAAGTCAGGAAATTCTAGGTGACCTATCCATTTTAGAAATAGACAAAATTAATCAAAAAGCAGGATTTAGAATATCCTTACATAATACAAACTATTTAAATAAGGGGTATGGCACAGAGGCTGTTCAATTGGCCCTGCAATTTACCTTTGAGGAGCTTAAGTTAAATCGGTTACAATTAGAAGTTTTTTCACATAATAGTCGCGGCATTAAATCTTATGAAAAAGCAGGATTTAAACAAGAGGGGATTATTAGACAATCGATTTATTTAAACAATCACTTTTCAGATGAGATTATAATGGGGATGTTACAAAAAGAATATTTTGACCTTATTCAAACTTTTGATAAAAAGGACAAGGAGTAA
- a CDS encoding TcaA second domain-containing protein, with translation MNCPNCGQTTEKHAEFCPACGYKLSNQRRKGRLPLRKNGIIIISISLFLILAAVIAYQTGKSASSPSKVVDSFHKALDAEDSTTVTKLLVSDVDGWKVKNKDSQKLLDYYKENSSDKDQLIRQLNEQAESAEAGRNTTIYRDEDYAVFSLKQDGKKWLLFDQYVITVTPVYLKVKVDQDNARILVDGKELTAKSTKDKNYSSGPIGPGNHEIKSVLPGKFVSSEKKEEISIYNEKYDEVFKEITFDVDAIKVNSFYEDSILFINGKRTDIVLNPEFTDLGLLPIDGTVKLHIEKELPWGNFKSDEITVKEDNYIKFDDLAVLTEAEQEPIMNMLNENWKQYTETLNTLDEKNMKLMPEKSRKGVMKYAKRLKGLSGGYEAEFVKAVYVVDSLKMPVYNADQNRFELKVKAEYTLNEPLNHGYWVLIDGDKATTTYFLDLYYDEDDKSWKIEEYKDGSFYIISSDVTKTYEF, from the coding sequence ATGAATTGTCCAAATTGCGGACAAACAACAGAAAAGCATGCTGAATTTTGTCCAGCATGCGGGTATAAATTAAGTAATCAAAGACGAAAAGGAAGATTACCGCTCCGTAAAAACGGAATTATTATCATTTCAATTTCTTTATTCCTCATTTTGGCCGCAGTGATTGCTTACCAAACTGGTAAAAGTGCATCTTCTCCAAGTAAGGTTGTCGATTCTTTTCATAAAGCACTAGATGCGGAAGATAGCACTACAGTAACAAAATTATTGGTTTCTGATGTTGATGGATGGAAAGTTAAGAATAAAGATTCTCAAAAACTTTTAGATTATTATAAAGAAAATTCTTCTGACAAGGATCAATTAATCAGGCAATTGAATGAACAGGCAGAATCAGCCGAGGCTGGCCGGAATACTACTATTTATCGAGACGAAGATTATGCGGTCTTTTCTCTAAAGCAAGACGGGAAGAAATGGCTTCTATTTGATCAATATGTTATTACAGTTACCCCAGTGTATTTAAAAGTTAAGGTAGATCAAGATAATGCTCGAATCTTGGTCGATGGGAAGGAACTAACAGCAAAATCCACAAAAGATAAAAACTATAGCTCAGGACCAATAGGACCTGGAAATCACGAAATAAAATCTGTCCTTCCCGGAAAATTCGTCTCTTCCGAGAAGAAAGAAGAAATCTCTATTTATAATGAAAAATATGATGAGGTATTCAAAGAGATTACATTCGACGTAGATGCGATTAAAGTGAATTCTTTTTACGAGGACTCTATTTTATTCATTAATGGTAAACGTACTGATATTGTACTTAACCCTGAATTTACTGACCTTGGCTTGCTTCCAATAGACGGTACGGTCAAACTCCATATTGAAAAGGAACTTCCATGGGGGAACTTTAAATCCGATGAAATAACAGTGAAGGAAGACAATTATATTAAATTTGATGACCTTGCTGTGCTAACGGAGGCAGAGCAAGAGCCCATTATGAACATGCTCAATGAGAATTGGAAGCAATATACAGAAACGCTCAATACTTTGGATGAAAAGAATATGAAGCTCATGCCAGAAAAATCAAGAAAAGGTGTAATGAAGTATGCCAAACGGCTTAAAGGTTTGTCTGGGGGGTATGAGGCCGAATTCGTTAAGGCGGTTTACGTTGTAGATTCATTAAAGATGCCTGTATATAATGCGGATCAAAACCGCTTCGAACTAAAGGTAAAGGCAGAATATACATTAAATGAGCCTCTAAATCATGGCTACTGGGTGCTTATCGATGGAGATAAAGCCACGACAACTTACTTTTTAGACCTCTATTATGATGAAGATGATAAAAGTTGGAAGATTGAAGAGTATAAAGATGGTAGTTTTTATATAATCAGCAGCGATGTTACCAAAACTTATGAATTTTAA